GGTCTTTGAGATACAATTTGCAGATGCTTCCCCTCTTCCTGCAGCTGTGAAGTAATGCTCATTAAGGAACACAATAGGAAGTATTCCTTGTGGTTTAAATGACCTCCCTCCTGGTAGCAGCCTTTCCAGGACAGCTggaatattttgtaaataatataTTAACAGTATTTCCTCTGTATATGCTGCTTATTAATGCTAAGTACTCATTAATGTAGATGTTTAGGAAACCTTTCTGAAAGTAGGATAGTTAAGAACTGCTGTTGCTTAAGGAAAGCCTCTTAATGGAGGCTTTGTAAGAATGTGATTTTGCTTTTGGTGTATTAATATACCCTTTGCAAAAGAGGGTGAGAAAAGATGAGGCAAAGTTTAGTAACACCAAGCTACTTAGAGTAGTGAAAATGAAGGCCCACATTGAGTAATCGTGGAAGGATCTTACGCAGATGAATGACTGCgtaataaaatgacaaataaaatttAGCTtagataaataataaattataaacatagaaaaaaaattaacttctcaGAGCCCACCATTTTTATATCTTGCAGATctatatttatttagatattagATTTAGAATTTATAGAAAGGTGTAGCACTGATGGCTACCAGCCAAAAGTGAGATCTTGGCCTTGCAATAGAAAACTCCCTGAGAGTATCAGATCAGTACTGAGTATTAATCATAAAAGCAAACCAAATGCTAAAAATTGGGACTGGAATAAAGTGGAGAACTTTATTATGGCACTGTATAAAGCTGTGGTTCACCCATCTCTTAACGTTGTTGCAGTTGTGGTCCCCCCTGTCAAAAAAAGACTAGAAGAGTTAGGAGAAAGGTGATCCAATGTAAGGGACAACTGTACAGTCTGGAAAAGAGCTTGGAGATGTCTCTAAAACCATGAGTAGtgtggaggagagggagagggactGACTGCTGCCTCATCCAACATGAACCAGAAATTGTCGAGTGAAACTGGTAAGAGTCATGTTCAGATCAAAAAGGTCATTCTCGGCACAATGGATAGCTGGCCAGGGACCTTCTTGTCAAAGCCTGCTGTGATTACATGTGAGACAGTTAAAGAGGAGATGAGGCAGTCTGAGGGTTACTGAGTGCATGGAAATGCCATCTCCCGTGAGAAGCATCTCAGCTAATAATGGTTAGAAGCTGGGCAAGTATTAAGAGTTTACTTGTCTTGTTCTTACTCTGTGCCCTAAGCATCTGCTTTTGGCCACTAGTAGGTGGCTCACTGGGCTAGATGGATCTTTGGTCTAACTCAGCGTGGTCTTTTTGAGGAGTTTGAGGATGGGCTAGGTAACATTTTGGAATCCCTTCTGGCTTTATTTTCATAGTGGGGTTCATAATCTTAATCTGGGAAGATCTGGTAATTTGCAGCATCAAGTGAGTGTGTTATGCCTTGGGAGCCTGTACAGTCCAGCAGTTGGGAATGTTTAGTACCTCCAGATTCCGTTGTCTTCCTGGGACAGTGTCGCTGACTTAATGCCATTCCCTCAGTATTAAAAGTAATGGAActtcattttctgtgaatttgCATTTCATGATTGACTCTTCAGCTTTAGTATTGTTAAGCTAAAAAAAGAGTGATAGGTGCCACATAATCCATACAAGAGAGAAACTCTGACTGAAGAATGAATATTCAATGAGACAGGAGCTCAAACTGAAAATATTCCCACAGCTCAGGCATTCCTAATGTCTCTCCCATGTAGGTTGCCTGGCATTTACCAATAGAACTCACTCCGTTCTGTCCTTCAGTGAGAGCatgtaaagtgtttttttttgtctgtgcatctttttttttctttttttctctcaaagcttctggaaatttacattttttcagtatCCTCTTTTAGCGTTTGCACCCATTCAACAGTTTCAGCCAAATTTATTTTGGGAGAAATAAAATGCACAGTTggtgatgacttttttttttttttttttaaatccaattaAAAGTTAAATTGGTATATTGCTTATTTGGTCCCGTCTCTGAAATATTGTAGTGCTTCGTAATCTGTAAAGCATTGATCATCATAAGTAGCAAAAAGAGGCTGAAGGTGGCCTGGGGAGCACGCCCAACTGCTTCGTTTCATTGGGTACTAGTCCTGGAGGCGCTGTGGACGCGTGTAGTTTTGGGATGGCTCCTGAAGTCTTGAAGCATTCCGTGAACAAGTGTGAGGTGTGTTTGCCTCCTGCACCGGTCGGGGCATGGCTTTCTGCTGGGCCTGTGGGAAAGACACAAGGTCCAGAAGGGACTGACACTTGTTGGTGAACTCTTTCTGCTGAAGGACATGACTTCTGAGACTCGCTGATGGGATTTAaacctttcttctgttttccccatGGGAGTTAGGGACTTTTCTCACAAAATCAAATCCAGTCTTAGGACTGTGATGGACATCTCTGCCTGCATACATAGTGTCATTTAAAGggaactttgaaaaaaaaaaaaaaaattcactgcagGTTGGATTGTGTGACTTCGTGTTCCATCTGTTGGCTTTAAATCTTCCCTGCTTAACTTGAAGAGTGTAATTGTGCTTTGAACCTTTCTCTGTTCTGCAGCTTCTCCTATTCAGTGTTCCTGCTGCATCGCTCGATCAGCCGTGTTCAAACCCTGGCTGTTCCCCTGCGGCCCTGCTCCAGCCGCGCTCTGAGGACAATTCTCATTATTTGACACGATGTAGATGTGTGCCACCCACCAACTTTCtaaacaattatatttttttctcaatttattaaaaaagtacTACGTAATGATGACTTCAGCACTGACTCTTGTTATTTGTTGCTCAAAAAGCAGTTTACATCAAGTCACTTTTACTGAAAGACAGTTCAGGGTGTCCCTTTCCCAAAGAGGTACCAGGGAATTCAGATTTCAAGGGGAAAATAGGGTAGTCTGCTCCCTCATTCAAGAGTGTTGCAGAATTACTGTGCTAATGCAAATGTCCCATTGAAACACATGCAAAAAGTGGAATTTTCTAAAGTGGTTTGATTTATGAAAAGTACAGGGGGTTAGGTCAGAAAGAGGGGGGGGGATGTTTTGCCAAAAGCGACAGAGTGAGGGATAAGTTTTGTATTTTAAGTGTTACTGCAGCCAAGGGTTTGTATGGTATGTCTTGCTCTTCTACCCGAGGGCTCAGAGTCCAGACTAAAGTACTACAAGGTAGAAAGGTTGGGCTTTGGTACTTAGTTGATAACTCATTCTGCTCGACTAGGTCCAGTTAATTAGATCCCTTCAAAGCGCTATCACGAGAATCTCTTACGGAAAGTCTCTGTGATGAAAATTTCCTTGGCAAGTGAGTGATGAGAGAAAATTTATATTTGATAcgggtttttttaatctcagtctGTTCTAATATATGcagtttgctttctcttcccaaATCGTTTAATTTTATTCGTTTGTTTGTAACGGCGTGTTTTCACTTTGGAAGATCTGATTGAGAATTCACTGAGGGTTGTAACTCATCCAATAAAGGCTCCTTATGGGGAGAAAGGTCTGATCAAAGCTGAAAATCTGCTGCTTGGAAAGGAGGGGAAACCTGTTGCTGTAGATTACTATAGATACTCTGAAATTTAATTTAGGTGTTAGAATATCTTTCTGGCCTAGAGCTGGCTAGAAATAGCAAAGCAATACTGACACTTTCTGGATCTAGTTACTAGTTGGATTATTTCTGTGCAGAATGTCAGTTACCTCTGTTCTCTCCTATTTTACCCTTATGTGTTATTTGGTGTgttcttaagaaaaaacaaaagtgtTCTTCCAGGTTTTTACAGTTCCAGAGATCTGGAGGCATAACCTTCCAGATTGTCAGGACTGGGTGCCTGAAACTTTCTGTGCTGTCAGGTGTGTTGATTCCTTTAGCAActgatttttattagttttttatTCATAACAGTAAGATCTCAGGAGAGAAAATCCTTTCTCCTGATTTGTTCACTCCTGCCCAGGACGTGAGCTGGTGTTGACCCTTTAAAGTATTTAAGCATCATGGCCATGACAGTAGCACTATTTCAGGTGTTATTTCACTGATAGATGTCTGTGAATTGGAAAACCAGGAGGTACCTCTCCCCAGGATGTGTTAATAGTCACCTTGTTCCTTGGCACAACAGCGATTTATTAGAGAGcaatattctttttaaatgttatttttattcaaatatacTACTAGGTGATTTATTCAGTGTTTACAAGAATTCATTGGGATCCATTTAACTGGTTTTGTTGCTTGCGGAGTTCAAAACTTTGTGCTTTATTCGTGGCATTGACTGTCACAAAGCTAGGTTCTGTTTTTAGTCCCAGCTAAACGAAAAGTAAAACAAAGTCTGCAGTGTCTTCTTCCCTTTTGGCGTTGATAATTCTTcatttttacattcatttttacatttcctCTGCTCCGTTGCCATTTGTTTTCACTAATTGCATTAAAATCTCTGCAGTAGCTCTTCATGGGAGTTTATTGTTGCGCTTCTGGTAAATTCATAGAAATCTGGTGTGTTTTGTAATTTTCAATGGAAGAAACTGCTGAAGGGCACAAGGGGATTGGTAGGGGTTTAGTTGTGAGTGTTTCTAAAGGCTGCAGCAGTGCAACCAATTAcggtgtgatttttttttttttttttaatttatttaatgttgttttaaaacCAGATATGGCAGCTGTGAAACTTCTTACAGGCTGTTGTTCAGGTGGTACATTTTCTTGTGACTTGCTGAACTTTTTCGGGTAATTCTTTTGATAGTACAAAAAATTTATCCCATACTATCCTGGAAACCTGCCTTGAGTCCATTGtaatctttctctttcttttttccccaggaaattTGCTACAAGACCCCATTGCTCCTACCAACTCCACATGTCAGCATTATGTCTGCAAAACTTGTAAAGGCAAGAAGATGATGATGAAACCATCATGTAGCTGGTGCAAGGACTACGAACAGTTTGAGGAGAATAAGCAGTTAAGCATCTTAGTGAACTGCTATAAGAAACTCTGCGAATACATAACGCAAACTCCACTGGCACGAGATATTATCCAAGCAGTTGATTGTTCCGCAGATCTTTTGGCTTTGCTCAAAGATGGATCACCACTCCAcgaagagacagaaaaatcttCCGATGCAGGCTTGGCTTTGTGTTTGACACATTCCCCAGTACCTTCAACCTCAGAACTCACAACTGATCCTCCAGCTAGTTTTACGTCAATCCCTGAAAGCACACACAACATTGATATTAGAGGTTCTGTTATCAACGGGTTGCCCAATTGTAATGGGCTTTCGGTAGATAAACTCGGAGTGAATATTCCTTCTCCTGAACACACAAACACAATTGATGTCTGTAGTACTGGAGAGTATATAAAAACTGAAGACATCTCCAGCAGCCTGCAGCCTGTGTGCGATACAGTTTCTACTAGTGACTTGTGTACGACAGGCATTGACATCTGCAGTTTCAGTGAAGATATAAAACCAGGTGGCTCGCTTCTCCTCAGCGTTGAGGAAGTTCTCCGGAGCTTAGAGACCGTTTCAAATACTGAAGTCTGTGATTCTAATTTGCAGCCCAGCTTGGAAGCAAACATGACTAACGGCCCTTTCCTGCAGCTTTCTCCCCCACCTCTTAGCCATAACATTTTCATGTCCACAGATGCTTCTCCTCACGGAATCTCCTGTACAGCGGCGACGCCGAAGGTAGTTAAGTTAAACAGAAAGCGATCTCGATCAGAAAGCGACAGTGAAAAGGTTCAACCTCTACCCATTTCCAGCATCATCTGTGGCCCAACACTGGGAGCGTCAGCTCCTGTAAcagtgaaacaggaa
This region of Strix uralensis isolate ZFMK-TIS-50842 chromosome 9, bStrUra1, whole genome shotgun sequence genomic DNA includes:
- the MSL2 gene encoding E3 ubiquitin-protein ligase MSL2, whose amino-acid sequence is MNPVNATALYVSASRLVLNYDPGDPQSFTEINKLLPYFRQSLSCCVCGNLLQDPIAPTNSTCQHYVCKTCKGKKMMMKPSCSWCKDYEQFEENKQLSILVNCYKKLCEYITQTPLARDIIQAVDCSADLLALLKDGSPLHEETEKSSDAGLALCLTHSPVPSTSELTTDPPASFTSIPESTHNIDIRGSVINGLPNCNGLSVDKLGVNIPSPEHTNTIDVCSTGEYIKTEDISSSLQPVCDTVSTSDLCTTGIDICSFSEDIKPGGSLLLSVEEVLRSLETVSNTEVCDSNLQPSLEANMTNGPFLQLSPPPLSHNIFMSTDASPHGISCTAATPKVVKLNRKRSRSESDSEKVQPLPISSIICGPTLGASAPVTVKQENKMSLQPIATVPNGGTTPKISKTVLLSNKSMKKNLEHAPKKSHPKAKPGVLKTKDKAKEKVPSSNVMPGSPTKTVYKKPQEKKGCKCGRATQNPSVLTCRGQRCPCYSNRKACLDCICRGCQNSYMANGEKKLEAFAVPEKALEQTRLTLGINVTSIAVRNASTSTSVINVTGSPVTTFLAASTHDDKSLDEAIDMRYDC